A region of uncultured Carboxylicivirga sp. DNA encodes the following proteins:
- a CDS encoding glycoside hydrolase family 76 protein, with product MKFLFSLLLVLTISGNQCNNNSGSEKNQSFTDDDATVCLKAFNNAFYNETTKVYNKSTDVKDRAAIWTQAIYWDMIMNAYKRTNDPQYLNLIHEIYEGACGQYDNFNWNNTTEWFIYDDIMWWVISLSRAYVITGEKKYLELAISGFDRVWYGSKGIDDRGSYDTEKGGMRWGWKRDEWKGKMACINYPTVIASALLYQITGKTHYLDKSKEIYNWSNDNLFNKHTGAVADSKHGDGEPAWRMHLYNQATCIGAGVILYQITEQDSCLKNAVLAADYVKNSMCDANGFFPFENGIEQGIYAAIFAQYIADLSNCNQPQYRDWLLKNINTAWSNRDKRNLTFKNFGIPCPEGDVEVYDASGCPALMQVIK from the coding sequence ATGAAATTCTTATTCTCTCTGTTACTGGTACTGACGATTTCCGGTAATCAATGTAATAACAATTCTGGTTCAGAAAAGAATCAAAGTTTTACCGATGATGATGCAACTGTTTGTTTGAAAGCTTTTAATAATGCTTTTTATAATGAAACAACAAAAGTATATAACAAATCCACAGATGTAAAAGATAGAGCGGCAATATGGACACAGGCTATATACTGGGATATGATTATGAATGCATATAAACGCACGAACGATCCTCAATACCTGAATCTGATTCATGAGATTTATGAAGGTGCATGTGGGCAGTATGATAATTTCAATTGGAACAACACAACAGAATGGTTTATCTACGATGATATAATGTGGTGGGTAATATCGTTAAGCAGAGCCTATGTTATTACCGGAGAAAAAAAGTACCTCGAACTTGCCATATCAGGCTTCGATAGAGTATGGTATGGTTCAAAAGGAATCGATGACAGAGGATCGTATGATACAGAAAAAGGTGGAATGAGATGGGGATGGAAACGTGATGAATGGAAAGGAAAGATGGCTTGTATTAATTATCCAACTGTTATTGCTTCAGCCTTATTGTATCAGATAACCGGGAAAACGCATTATCTGGATAAGTCAAAAGAGATTTATAACTGGTCCAACGATAATTTATTTAATAAACATACAGGTGCGGTGGCTGATTCAAAACATGGAGATGGTGAACCTGCCTGGAGAATGCATCTATATAATCAGGCTACGTGTATTGGAGCAGGTGTTATCTTATATCAGATAACCGAACAGGATAGTTGTTTGAAGAATGCTGTTTTGGCAGCTGATTATGTGAAAAATAGTATGTGTGATGCTAATGGGTTCTTTCCATTTGAAAATGGCATTGAACAGGGTATTTATGCAGCCATTTTTGCACAGTACATTGCCGATTTAAGCAATTGTAATCAGCCTCAGTATCGTGATTGGTTACTTAAAAATATAAATACAGCATGGAGTAACAGGGATAAAAGAAATCTGACATTCAAAAATTTTGGTATCCCTTGCCCTGAAGGAGATGTTGAAGTATATGACGCAAGTGGTTGTCCGGCGTTAATGCAAGTAATCAAATAA